The following proteins come from a genomic window of Aequorivita marisscotiae:
- a CDS encoding nucleotidyl transferase AbiEii/AbiGii toxin family protein, with amino-acid sequence MLHYNTVSNLLRNCLLQLMTAKEFNSFRLVGGTSLSLQIGHRESVDIDLFSDVPYGTIDFEEITAYLQAHFPYVDHLDIAPAIGKSYFIGKNENNAVKLDVYHTDTFIEPLLLIDTIRLASVPEIIAMKIDVVQRGGRKKDFWDLHALFDNYTIEQMLALHKQRHPYTHDATLILQNFIDFSQADDDFDPICLLGKYWEFIKDDIVTNIEAFRNTKNGFD; translated from the coding sequence ATGCTACACTACAACACAGTAAGCAATTTACTTCGCAATTGCTTATTACAGTTAATGACTGCCAAAGAGTTCAATAGCTTCAGACTTGTTGGTGGTACTTCCCTTAGTCTTCAAATAGGCCATCGGGAGTCTGTAGATATTGATCTTTTTAGTGATGTTCCCTATGGCACAATAGATTTTGAAGAGATAACAGCATATCTACAAGCGCATTTTCCATATGTTGACCACTTAGATATAGCTCCTGCAATCGGTAAGTCTTATTTTATAGGTAAAAATGAGAATAATGCTGTAAAGCTTGATGTTTACCATACTGATACTTTTATAGAACCCCTGTTATTAATCGATACAATTCGTCTAGCGTCAGTACCGGAAATCATTGCAATGAAAATAGATGTGGTCCAGCGTGGAGGAAGAAAAAAGGATTTTTGGGATTTGCATGCGCTGTTTGACAACTACACAATTGAACAAATGCTAGCATTACACAAGCAGCGGCATCCATATACTCACGATGCAACACTAATACTCCAAAATTTCATAGATTTTTCACAGGCAGATGATGATTTTGATCCCATTTGTCTGTTAGGTAAATATTGGGAGTTTATAAAGGATGATATAGTTACTAATATTGAAGCTTTTAGAAATACTAAAAATGGATTTGACTAA
- a CDS encoding helix-turn-helix transcriptional regulator yields MDTLLKYKGIHPGIVLEREFKKRSLKQRPFAIAINEHPQTLNAITKGKRNLNTALALKIEEKMGLEEGILAILQTYYDIRIEKEKQQTETPNLALLRNSLFWDTDIKHIDWKKQYKAAIKRIFERGNKTEKSEIIRFYGKQKVDDVLNSISRKPYTLSAN; encoded by the coding sequence GTGGATACGCTACTAAAATACAAAGGCATACACCCAGGGATTGTTTTGGAACGTGAATTTAAAAAGCGTTCCCTAAAACAACGCCCCTTTGCAATTGCTATAAATGAGCATCCACAAACCTTGAATGCCATTACGAAAGGCAAGAGAAATCTAAACACAGCTTTGGCGCTTAAAATTGAGGAAAAGATGGGATTGGAAGAAGGTATCTTGGCAATCTTACAGACTTATTACGACATCCGTATAGAAAAAGAAAAACAACAAACTGAAACCCCTAATCTTGCTTTATTGCGCAATTCACTTTTTTGGGATACTGATATAAAGCATATTGATTGGAAAAAACAATATAAAGCAGCTATTAAAAGAATATTTGAACGTGGTAATAAAACTGAGAAAAGTGAGATTATTCGTTTTTATGGTAAACAGAAAGTAGATGATGTATTGAATTCAATAAGCAGAAAACCTTATACACTTTCCGCCAACTAA
- a CDS encoding DUF1989 domain-containing protein has product MQQIAPQTGVAFTLKKGEQLQVIDPQGMQVSDMVLFNQHDIREKISSGKTLDFEESILISKGNYLWSNRSRKMIKLLEDTNGRNDFLLAPCSPETFQIMYNNHEYHPSCFENLYTNLAAYNILPDDIPTAFNIFMNVQFNSKGKLSVLPPMSQPNDYVLFEAQMDLIVGLTACSAEDSNGGTFKPIHYKIISHKG; this is encoded by the coding sequence ATTCAGCAAATAGCGCCGCAAACGGGAGTTGCCTTTACCCTAAAAAAAGGCGAACAATTACAGGTAATCGATCCGCAGGGAATGCAGGTTAGCGATATGGTACTTTTTAACCAGCACGATATCCGCGAAAAGATTTCATCGGGGAAAACTTTAGATTTTGAAGAATCCATTCTTATAAGCAAAGGCAACTATTTGTGGAGCAACCGAAGTCGTAAAATGATAAAACTGTTGGAAGACACCAACGGTCGTAACGATTTTCTGTTGGCGCCCTGTAGCCCCGAAACCTTTCAGATTATGTATAACAACCACGAATATCACCCCAGTTGCTTTGAAAATCTATATACAAATCTGGCGGCCTACAATATTTTGCCAGACGACATCCCCACGGCCTTTAATATTTTTATGAATGTACAATTTAACAGTAAGGGCAAGCTCTCGGTACTACCTCCTATGAGCCAGCCAAATGATTATGTGTTATTTGAAGCGCAAATGGACCTAATAGTGGGTCTCACCGCCTGTTCTGCTGAAGATAGTAATGGTGGAACCTTTAAACCAATTCACTATAAAATTATAAGCCATAAGGGATAA
- a CDS encoding MgtC/SapB family protein, with translation MEPVTTIEFILNAVIAMISGVCVGIERQMKDKNAGLKTNALVAVGAAIFMGISFQYIHVEYVDLSRITGQIVVGVGFLGAGVIVKRKKEISGLATAAAIWCSAALGCLAGMGMYIELAASTLIIVIINLVMGYYNRKIYKNNHKNKIEN, from the coding sequence ATGGAACCAGTAACTACAATCGAATTTATTCTAAATGCTGTTATTGCAATGATATCCGGCGTTTGCGTGGGCATTGAGAGACAGATGAAAGATAAAAATGCAGGACTTAAAACCAACGCCTTGGTGGCAGTTGGTGCTGCCATTTTTATGGGAATATCATTTCAATATATTCATGTTGAATACGTAGATTTAAGCCGAATAACAGGGCAGATAGTTGTGGGTGTTGGATTTTTGGGCGCCGGAGTTATCGTTAAGCGAAAAAAGGAAATCTCCGGACTTGCCACCGCGGCTGCTATTTGGTGTAGTGCCGCCCTAGGGTGTTTGGCGGGAATGGGAATGTATATTGAACTGGCCGCCAGTACGCTAATTATTGTTATAATCAATTTGGTGATGGGGTATTACAATAGAAAGATTTATAAGAATAATCACAAAAATAAAATTGAAAACTAA
- the gntA gene encoding guanitoxin biosynthesis heme-dependent pre-guanitoxin N-hydroxylase GntA, with amino-acid sequence MEPSVHSPTTDIITRDFKDFIIADNHPCIMANTVFSMEKFHLKVYDQLGSKTTARTLITDLANYISAYDFKSKDFESFIAVFPEDEPVSEIEFENLLWRQLQFLHDRDTEAWDATVSKDPEDPNFSFSIAGKAFYVVGLHPKASRKARRAPYPTLVFNLHHQFEKLREMGVYTKVRDKIRERDAQLQGSINPVLQDFGKESEARQYSGRKVEEKWKCPFHHK; translated from the coding sequence ATGGAACCATCAGTACATTCTCCCACCACCGATATAATTACGCGCGACTTTAAAGACTTTATCATTGCAGATAACCACCCGTGTATTATGGCGAATACGGTGTTTTCTATGGAAAAATTCCATCTAAAGGTTTATGATCAATTGGGAAGTAAAACTACCGCCCGCACCTTGATAACCGATTTAGCAAATTATATTTCGGCTTACGATTTTAAAAGCAAAGATTTTGAATCGTTTATCGCTGTATTTCCGGAAGATGAACCCGTGAGCGAAATTGAATTTGAAAACCTGTTATGGCGTCAATTACAGTTTCTTCACGATCGAGATACCGAGGCGTGGGATGCCACCGTAAGCAAAGATCCCGAAGATCCCAACTTTAGTTTTAGTATTGCTGGGAAAGCGTTTTACGTTGTGGGCCTACACCCAAAAGCAAGCCGAAAAGCCCGTAGAGCCCCCTACCCAACACTTGTATTTAATTTGCATCACCAATTCGAAAAATTGCGCGAAATGGGGGTATATACCAAAGTGCGGGATAAAATTCGGGAACGCGATGCCCAACTACAAGGCAGTATAAACCCCGTATTACAGGATTTTGGAAAGGAAAGTGAAGCGCGACAGTACAGCGGACGTAAAGTAGAGGAAAAGTGGAAATGCCCATTTCACCATAAATAA
- a CDS encoding lipid-A-disaccharide synthase N-terminal domain-containing protein, which yields MEDQIIGFIAGILTTVAVLPQLIKSWKTKKVMDISPFMFVLLLGGIGLWVVYGIIKTDYPIILTNGISFLLNLSMLVIMLRYKSED from the coding sequence ATGGAAGACCAAATAATAGGCTTTATTGCAGGAATACTAACTACCGTAGCCGTATTGCCACAGCTAATAAAGTCGTGGAAAACCAAAAAGGTGATGGATATTTCGCCTTTTATGTTTGTATTGCTCTTGGGCGGCATTGGCCTATGGGTGGTATATGGAATTATTAAAACAGATTATCCCATTATCCTTACTAACGGAATTTCATTTTTACTAAACCTATCTATGTTGGTAATTATGTTGCGCTATAAGTCGGAAGATTAA
- a CDS encoding DUF421 domain-containing protein, with product MDNLLNISLSGAYTIVLSCLGIYLLVILFTRIFGKRSFSKMSSFDFAMTVAVGSLIATTVLSSTVSLAEGALGLLAIYFFQLTAAFFRRYKSFRKAIDNTPLLLMEKDIILYNNLKKARVTEGDLRAQLRKANVSDYSEIEAVVFETTGDITVLHSKNINNNLKSWLLTDVAV from the coding sequence ATGGACAACCTCTTAAATATCTCACTTTCCGGCGCCTATACAATTGTGCTAAGCTGCCTGGGAATATACCTATTGGTAATACTTTTTACCCGCATCTTCGGAAAGCGCAGTTTCTCTAAAATGTCTAGTTTCGACTTCGCAATGACCGTTGCCGTGGGTTCGCTCATTGCAACCACCGTATTGTCCAGTACCGTTTCCTTGGCAGAAGGAGCACTCGGCTTGCTCGCCATTTATTTTTTTCAGCTTACGGCAGCTTTCTTTAGGCGCTATAAATCCTTTAGAAAGGCTATAGACAACACCCCTTTATTGCTAATGGAGAAAGATATTATTCTGTATAACAACTTAAAAAAAGCCCGAGTAACCGAAGGCGATTTACGTGCCCAATTGCGGAAAGCAAATGTTAGCGACTATTCAGAAATTGAGGCGGTAGTATTTGAAACCACAGGCGATATTACCGTCTTGCACAGTAAAAACATCAACAACAATCTAAAATCGTGGCTCTTAACCGATGTAGCCGTATAA
- a CDS encoding TlpA family protein disulfide reductase: protein MNKKLKKHIIEYGLFGIIILGIYFSGLHTEIIGFAQRGLLATGVMNPNVEQIEENSEANKLTATKADFNLQLMNSKGERVSMEQYRGKVIFINFWATWCPPCVAEMPSINKMYNDIDKDKIEVLMVSFDQKFEKAIKYKDKNNFNFEVYAPAAAIPKMYDSPSIPTTFIINSKGELIFTHKGMADYNRQDFKDFLKTL from the coding sequence ATGAATAAGAAACTTAAAAAACATATCATAGAATACGGACTCTTCGGAATAATTATTCTTGGAATTTACTTTTCAGGGTTGCATACCGAGATTATTGGTTTCGCGCAACGTGGCTTGTTAGCCACTGGTGTAATGAACCCCAATGTAGAACAAATTGAAGAGAATTCTGAAGCCAATAAGCTAACTGCAACTAAAGCCGATTTCAACTTGCAATTGATGAATTCTAAAGGCGAACGGGTTTCAATGGAGCAATATAGAGGGAAAGTAATATTTATCAATTTCTGGGCTACGTGGTGCCCTCCCTGCGTTGCTGAAATGCCAAGTATAAACAAAATGTACAACGATATTGACAAAGATAAAATTGAAGTGCTAATGGTTTCTTTTGATCAGAAGTTTGAAAAAGCTATTAAGTACAAAGACAAAAATAATTTCAATTTTGAAGTTTACGCCCCAGCCGCGGCAATACCGAAAATGTATGATTCGCCCAGCATCCCCACTACTTTTATTATAAATTCTAAAGGGGAGTTGATTTTTACACACAAAGGCATGGCCGATTACAACCGTCAGGATTTTAAAGATTTTTTAAAGACTCTTTAA